The following coding sequences lie in one Candidatus Latescibacter sp. genomic window:
- a CDS encoding histone deacetylase: MTGILYHEDFLSHITQIDHPERPGRVTAIVNELKKEKYKNSLFWDTPRLAEEEEIEYVHSRSYIERVRATAKSTPQYLDSPDTLVSKGSFQTALRAAGAVMTAIDGVIAGKYRRAFCPVRPPGHHAHYSTAMGFCLFNNIAIGARHLKKKHNIQKILIVDFDVHHCNGTEEMLSGDTDILLCSIHQHPHYPGTGLWSKLYAHSGGVLNAPLPPGSDESEYMKVFKGQLSDYVNMFMPDFVLMSAGFDSHRDDPLGDMMLASDSYYRLTREVVKFAETYCQGKLVSTLEGGYNLRALAESAGYHVDALIESP; encoded by the coding sequence ATGACCGGGATTCTTTACCACGAAGATTTCTTGAGCCATATAACCCAGATAGACCACCCGGAGCGTCCGGGGAGAGTAACTGCCATTGTGAACGAGCTGAAAAAAGAAAAGTACAAAAACAGCCTGTTCTGGGACACGCCGCGGCTGGCGGAGGAAGAAGAAATCGAGTATGTCCACAGCCGGTCTTACATCGAGCGGGTCAGGGCCACTGCAAAATCCACTCCGCAGTATCTGGATTCACCGGACACCCTGGTGTCGAAAGGCTCATTCCAGACTGCGCTCAGGGCCGCCGGGGCGGTCATGACCGCCATTGACGGGGTCATCGCAGGGAAATACCGGAGAGCTTTCTGCCCGGTCAGGCCGCCCGGTCACCATGCCCATTATTCCACCGCCATGGGGTTTTGCCTGTTCAACAACATCGCCATAGGGGCCAGGCACCTCAAGAAGAAACACAACATCCAGAAGATTCTTATCGTGGATTTCGATGTGCACCATTGCAACGGGACGGAGGAGATGCTTTCCGGCGACACCGACATACTCCTGTGCAGCATCCATCAGCATCCCCATTATCCCGGCACCGGGCTCTGGTCAAAACTCTATGCCCACTCCGGAGGAGTACTTAACGCTCCCCTGCCACCGGGATCGGACGAGAGCGAATATATGAAAGTGTTCAAGGGCCAGCTTTCCGATTATGTGAACATGTTCATGCCCGATTTCGTGCTCATGTCGGCGGGATTCGATTCCCACCGTGATGATCCCCTCGGCGATATGATGCTCGCCTCGGATTCCTATTACCGCCTGACCCGCGAGGTGGTGAAATTCGCTGAAACCTACTGCCAGGGGAAGCTGGTCTCCACACTCGAGGGAGGATATAATCTCCGTGCGCTGGCGGAATCGGCGGGATACCATGTGGATGCCCTTATCGAATCGCCGTGA